A DNA window from Caulobacter mirabilis contains the following coding sequences:
- a CDS encoding CoA-acylating methylmalonate-semialdehyde dehydrogenase yields the protein MREIRHFVNGSAFEGASGRFGDVFNPNTGEVQARVQLATEGELDMAVQAAAAALPAWAATNPQRRARVMFEFKRLVEAHMNELAETLSSEHGKVIADSKGDIQRGLEVIEFACGIPHVLKGEYTEGAGPGIDVYSMRQPLGVVAGITPFNFPAMIPMWMFGVAIAVGNTFILKPSEKDPTVPVRLAELFMEAGANLGIDLKGVLNVVHGDKTAVDAILQHPEIKAVSFVGSSDIAHYVYSQGTLHNKRVQAMGGAKNHGVVLPDADLDQVVKDLSGAAFGSAGERCMALPVVVPVGKKVADELRDRMVAEIETLKVGVSTDPEAQYGPVVSAAHRAKIADYIQIGRDEGAELVVDGRDFRLQGYEKGFFIGPSFFDGVKPGMKTYHEEIFGPVLQMVRAESFEEAVELPSKHQYGNGVAIFTRNGRAAREFAQRVNVGMVGINVPIPVPVAYHTFGGWKRSAFGDTNQHGMEGLKFWTKVKTVTARWPEGEVGDSSFVIPTMK from the coding sequence ATGCGGGAAATCCGCCACTTTGTGAACGGTTCGGCCTTCGAAGGGGCTTCCGGGCGGTTCGGTGATGTCTTCAACCCCAACACCGGCGAGGTCCAGGCCCGCGTCCAGCTGGCCACGGAGGGCGAACTGGACATGGCGGTCCAGGCGGCGGCGGCGGCCCTGCCGGCCTGGGCGGCGACCAATCCGCAGCGCCGCGCCCGGGTGATGTTCGAGTTCAAGCGGCTGGTCGAGGCGCATATGAACGAGCTCGCCGAGACCCTGTCCAGCGAGCACGGCAAGGTCATCGCCGACTCCAAGGGCGACATCCAGCGCGGCCTGGAGGTCATCGAGTTCGCGTGCGGCATCCCCCATGTGCTGAAGGGCGAGTACACCGAGGGCGCCGGTCCGGGCATCGACGTCTACTCGATGCGCCAGCCGCTGGGCGTGGTCGCCGGCATCACCCCGTTCAACTTCCCCGCCATGATCCCGATGTGGATGTTCGGCGTGGCCATCGCGGTGGGCAACACCTTCATTCTGAAGCCGTCGGAGAAGGATCCGACCGTGCCGGTGCGCCTGGCCGAACTGTTCATGGAGGCCGGCGCCAATCTCGGCATCGACCTGAAGGGCGTGCTGAACGTCGTGCATGGCGACAAGACCGCCGTCGACGCCATCCTGCAGCATCCGGAGATCAAGGCGGTCAGCTTCGTCGGCAGCTCCGACATCGCCCACTACGTCTATTCGCAGGGCACGCTGCACAACAAGCGCGTCCAAGCCATGGGCGGCGCCAAGAACCACGGTGTCGTCCTGCCCGACGCCGACCTCGACCAGGTGGTGAAGGACCTGTCCGGCGCCGCCTTCGGTTCGGCCGGCGAGCGCTGCATGGCCCTGCCGGTGGTCGTGCCGGTCGGCAAGAAGGTCGCCGACGAACTGCGTGACCGCATGGTCGCCGAGATCGAGACCCTCAAGGTCGGCGTCAGCACCGATCCGGAGGCCCAGTACGGCCCGGTCGTTTCGGCCGCCCACCGCGCCAAGATCGCCGACTACATCCAGATCGGTCGGGACGAGGGCGCCGAGCTGGTGGTCGACGGCCGGGACTTCCGGCTGCAGGGCTATGAGAAGGGGTTCTTCATCGGCCCGAGCTTCTTCGACGGCGTGAAGCCGGGGATGAAGACCTACCACGAGGAGATCTTCGGCCCGGTGCTGCAGATGGTCCGCGCCGAGTCCTTCGAGGAGGCGGTCGAGCTGCCGAGCAAGCACCAGTACGGCAACGGCGTCGCCATCTTCACCCGCAACGGCCGAGCCGCCCGGGAGTTCGCCCAGCGGGTCAACGTCGGCATGGTCGGCATCAACGTGCCGATCCCGGTGCCGGTCGCCTACCACACGTTCGGCGGCTGGAAGCGCTCGGCCTTCGGCGACACCAACCAGCACGGCATGGAAGGCCTGAAGTTCTGGACCAAGGTGAAGACCGTCACCGCCCGCTGGCCGGAAGGCGAAGTCGGGGATTCGAGCTTCGTCATCCCGACGATGAAGTAG
- the amgK gene encoding N-acetylmuramate/N-acetylglucosamine kinase AmgK — MSSEREALKADFLARHGLADARRDVMSGDASTRLYERVYPSTGGSLVLMDQPPALETSVCPPGATDAERLSLGYNAAARLAAGSVAAFVATADYLRGRGLSAPQVHAYDVENGLAVLEDLGDGLFATLIAEGTPERPLYETAVDLQAVLHAEPPPQVLAVDDLCWPLLTYDTLALKVATDTFLEFWPQFANIPAFSADAVAEWDALWAPVWVRGEAGAKVFAHRDYHAQNLLWLPERTGVARIGLLDFQDALCAHPAWDLLHLLQDARRDVSPELEAAMLDRYLAARPELERASFLADYRALAASNAARILGRVFARQALLGRPQYKAYMPRTWRALERDLDDPGMAGLKAWFDRHVPAEARA, encoded by the coding sequence TTGAGTTCTGAACGCGAGGCGCTGAAGGCGGACTTCCTGGCCCGGCACGGACTGGCCGACGCCCGTCGAGACGTGATGAGCGGCGACGCCTCTACGCGCCTGTACGAGCGGGTCTATCCGTCCACGGGCGGCAGCCTGGTCCTCATGGATCAGCCGCCGGCGCTGGAGACCAGCGTCTGCCCGCCCGGCGCGACCGACGCCGAGCGGCTGTCCCTGGGCTACAACGCCGCCGCGCGGCTGGCCGCCGGCTCGGTCGCCGCCTTCGTGGCGACAGCCGACTACCTCCGCGGCCGCGGCCTGTCGGCGCCCCAAGTCCACGCCTATGACGTCGAGAACGGCCTGGCGGTGCTGGAGGACCTGGGCGATGGCCTGTTCGCCACGCTGATCGCCGAGGGCACGCCGGAACGGCCGCTGTATGAGACCGCCGTCGATCTGCAAGCCGTGCTCCATGCCGAGCCGCCGCCGCAGGTGCTGGCCGTCGACGACCTGTGCTGGCCGCTGCTGACCTACGACACCCTGGCCCTGAAGGTCGCCACCGACACCTTCCTCGAATTCTGGCCGCAGTTCGCGAACATCCCCGCCTTCTCCGCCGACGCGGTCGCCGAATGGGACGCGCTTTGGGCGCCGGTCTGGGTGAGGGGCGAGGCCGGGGCCAAGGTCTTCGCGCATCGCGACTATCACGCCCAGAACCTGCTCTGGCTGCCGGAACGGACCGGCGTGGCGCGGATCGGCCTGCTGGACTTCCAGGACGCCCTCTGCGCCCACCCCGCCTGGGATCTGCTGCATCTGCTGCAGGACGCCCGTCGCGACGTCTCGCCCGAGCTGGAAGCGGCGATGCTCGACCGCTACCTCGCCGCGCGCCCCGAGTTGGAGCGCGCGTCCTTCCTGGCCGACTACCGCGCGCTGGCCGCGTCCAACGCGGCGCGGATCCTGGGCCGGGTCTTCGCCCGCCAGGCGCTGCTGGGCCGGCCGCAGTACAAGGCCTACATGCCCCGCACCTGGCGCGCCCTCGAGCGCGACCTGGACGATCCGGGAATGGCGGGGCTGAAGGCCTGGTTCGATCGCCACGTTCCCGCGGAGGCGCGGGCATGA
- the addB gene encoding double-strand break repair protein AddB produces the protein MSNPFEHPAPRWFSIPAHRPFLDDLAAGLLAALPEPEGLADAVVLTPTRRGARSLAEAFVAAGDGRAVLLPQIRAIGDLEEGEPPFEPGNLSLDIPPAIDPQRRRYELARLVADHRGFGRDLDAAGALELADALAAFLDGLQIEEVEDAARKLDGLVSLDMAAHWRRSAEVLAIALELWPKRLKALGLIDVADRRVKLLGALRDQWIAHPPEHPLIAAGSTGTAPATARLLDAVARAPKGLVILPGLDEGLADAAWAKVEDQHPQGAMKRLLDQFRLTRADVRAWRPDADSRGRWRRRLINEALRPAEATADWRSVLDGLRREGEAAGVDPLREGLTGLSVVGARQEEEAADVCALLLRETLETPGKTAALITPDLALARRVSARLARFGVLADSSAGAPLAGFPVAVLARLVADWAVDPLSPVLLLAILKHPLAANAIAPEAIAGIERLALRGPRCGDRKALLTRLASRPDLIEAAETLFAALDLALAPFVDGAAPAHEAAYALVETLEALGGQAVWSGPAGEASSALFAGLIADGEGLPPGGPRAFADLVGRLLDGETVRALGTPHPRLRILGALEARLLRADRLILAGLEDGVWPRGAPIDPFLSRPMRKRLDLPSPERRLGLTAHDFAQAACAPEVVLVHSHRREGQPAVESRWLWRLRTLARGAGVELPGRPELLDWARSLDAAGDYAPTPRPAPAPPIEERPDTFAVTRIEALTRDPYSVWARDILKLFPLDRPDEPVESKARGTAIHKAFEDFAAAWTDGEPPAAAELFERLYLKALVDQGLPQSMLARERALAREAARWAADLERRRRADGREVHVERSGTLTIPVQGRAFTLTAKADRIEITPEGLGHVLDFKTGGAPSAKQIDTGFSPQLTLTMAILLAGGFEGLKAYAGDLAYLRVTGRQPPGEEIVRKAAGPESEEAAALAYEGVRKLLALYQDPARGYRSRTAPQFVKTYAGDYDHLARVFEWSTGGEEGGE, from the coding sequence ATGAGCAACCCCTTCGAGCATCCGGCGCCGCGCTGGTTCTCGATCCCGGCGCACCGCCCCTTCCTCGACGACCTGGCCGCCGGCCTTCTGGCGGCCCTGCCCGAGCCCGAAGGCCTGGCCGATGCGGTGGTGCTGACCCCGACCCGTCGGGGCGCCCGTTCGCTGGCCGAGGCCTTCGTGGCCGCCGGCGACGGCCGCGCCGTGCTGCTGCCGCAGATCCGCGCCATCGGCGACCTGGAAGAGGGCGAGCCGCCCTTCGAGCCTGGCAATCTGTCGCTCGACATCCCGCCCGCCATCGATCCGCAACGACGGCGCTACGAGCTGGCCCGGCTGGTCGCTGATCACAGGGGTTTCGGCCGCGACCTCGACGCCGCCGGGGCGCTGGAGCTGGCCGACGCCCTCGCGGCCTTCCTCGACGGTCTCCAGATCGAGGAAGTCGAGGACGCGGCCCGCAAGCTGGACGGGCTGGTGTCGCTCGACATGGCCGCTCACTGGCGCCGCTCCGCCGAGGTGCTGGCCATCGCGCTGGAGCTGTGGCCGAAGCGGCTCAAGGCGTTGGGCCTGATCGACGTCGCCGATCGTCGCGTAAAGTTGCTGGGCGCGTTGCGGGACCAGTGGATCGCGCATCCTCCAGAGCATCCGCTGATCGCCGCCGGATCGACCGGCACGGCGCCGGCCACGGCCCGCCTGCTCGACGCTGTCGCCCGTGCGCCGAAGGGACTGGTGATTCTGCCCGGCCTGGACGAGGGCTTGGCCGACGCGGCCTGGGCCAAGGTCGAGGATCAGCACCCCCAGGGCGCCATGAAGCGACTGCTCGACCAGTTCCGACTGACCCGAGCCGACGTTCGGGCCTGGCGCCCAGACGCCGATTCGCGCGGCCGTTGGCGCCGCCGTCTGATCAACGAGGCGCTTCGCCCGGCTGAGGCCACCGCCGACTGGCGCTCCGTTCTCGATGGTCTGCGGCGCGAGGGCGAGGCCGCGGGGGTCGATCCCCTGCGCGAAGGTCTGACAGGGCTTTCCGTCGTCGGCGCCCGTCAGGAGGAGGAAGCGGCCGACGTCTGCGCCTTGCTGCTCCGAGAAACGCTGGAGACGCCCGGCAAGACCGCCGCCCTGATCACCCCCGACCTCGCCCTGGCCCGCCGGGTCAGCGCCCGTCTGGCCCGGTTCGGCGTCCTGGCCGACAGCTCCGCCGGCGCCCCCCTGGCCGGCTTCCCCGTCGCGGTGCTGGCTCGGCTGGTCGCGGACTGGGCCGTTGATCCGTTGTCGCCGGTGCTGCTGCTGGCGATCCTGAAACACCCGCTCGCCGCCAACGCGATCGCCCCCGAGGCCATCGCCGGGATCGAGCGACTGGCGCTGCGCGGCCCGCGATGCGGCGACCGCAAGGCCCTGCTGACGCGCCTCGCCTCGCGCCCGGACCTCATCGAGGCTGCGGAGACATTGTTCGCCGCTCTGGATCTGGCCCTCGCGCCCTTCGTCGACGGCGCGGCGCCCGCTCACGAAGCCGCCTACGCCCTGGTCGAAACCCTCGAAGCCCTCGGCGGCCAGGCCGTCTGGAGCGGTCCGGCGGGCGAGGCCTCCTCCGCCCTGTTCGCCGGCCTGATCGCGGACGGCGAGGGGCTGCCGCCCGGCGGCCCGCGGGCCTTCGCCGACCTGGTCGGACGGCTGCTTGACGGCGAGACCGTCCGGGCGCTCGGAACGCCTCATCCCCGGCTGCGGATCCTGGGCGCGCTGGAAGCCCGGCTGCTGCGCGCCGATCGGCTGATCCTCGCGGGGCTGGAGGACGGGGTCTGGCCGCGCGGCGCGCCGATCGATCCCTTCCTGTCGCGGCCGATGCGCAAGCGGCTGGATCTGCCGTCGCCCGAACGCCGGCTCGGCCTCACGGCCCACGACTTCGCCCAGGCCGCCTGCGCGCCCGAAGTGGTGCTGGTCCACAGCCATAGGCGCGAGGGTCAGCCGGCCGTCGAGTCGCGCTGGCTCTGGCGACTGCGCACCCTGGCGCGCGGCGCCGGCGTCGAACTGCCCGGACGTCCGGAACTGCTGGACTGGGCCCGCTCGCTGGACGCGGCCGGCGACTATGCGCCCACGCCTCGCCCGGCTCCGGCTCCCCCGATCGAGGAGCGACCGGACACCTTCGCCGTCACCCGCATCGAGGCCCTGACCCGCGACCCCTACAGCGTCTGGGCGCGCGACATCCTCAAGCTGTTTCCGCTCGACCGCCCCGACGAGCCCGTCGAGTCCAAGGCCCGCGGCACCGCCATCCACAAGGCGTTCGAAGACTTCGCCGCCGCCTGGACCGACGGCGAGCCGCCCGCCGCGGCCGAACTGTTCGAACGCCTGTACCTCAAGGCCCTGGTCGACCAGGGCCTCCCCCAGTCGATGCTGGCCCGGGAGCGCGCCCTCGCCCGGGAAGCCGCTCGCTGGGCCGCCGACCTGGAACGCCGCCGCCGCGCCGATGGTCGCGAGGTGCATGTCGAACGCTCCGGGACGCTGACGATCCCGGTCCAGGGCCGCGCCTTCACCCTGACCGCCAAGGCCGACCGGATCGAGATCACGCCCGAGGGCCTGGGCCATGTGCTGGACTTCAAGACCGGCGGCGCGCCCAGCGCCAAACAGATCGACACCGGCTTCTCGCCGCAGCTGACGCTCACGATGGCCATCCTGCTGGCCGGCGGGTTCGAGGGCCTGAAGGCCTACGCCGGCGACCTCGCCTATCTGCGCGTCACCGGCCGCCAACCCCCGGGCGAGGAGATCGTCCGCAAGGCGGCCGGGCCGGAGAGCGAGGAGGCCGCCGCCTTGGCCTACGAGGGCGTGCGGAAGCTGCTGGCCCTCTACCAGGATCCAGCGCGCGGCTATCGCTCGCGCACGGCGCCGCAGTTCGTG
- a CDS encoding 1-acyl-sn-glycerol-3-phosphate acyltransferase — MRRSHIVDVLIEERAPRLSRSPAWPLVRPLLYRMLDYRKARAMADAIGPMDGKAALDFVSDLLALHVEVSGLERLPREGRCILVCNHPTGIADGVAVFDALKGVRPDILFYANSDAHRVAARFDEVLIPVEWVEAKRTRERTRLTLAMTRQAMEAERALAVFPAGRLARRGEDGVLTDPPWMPTAISVAAKYAAPIVPLHLEGPWATLFHLFDRFSQELRDITLFHELLNKRGRRFRLIVGQPIAADRLDPDAAVASAAIKAYVERVLPASPDTPFK, encoded by the coding sequence ATGCGTCGATCCCACATCGTCGACGTGCTGATCGAGGAGCGCGCCCCGCGCCTGTCCCGCTCGCCGGCCTGGCCGTTGGTCCGCCCGCTGCTCTATCGGATGCTCGACTACCGCAAGGCCCGGGCCATGGCCGACGCCATCGGCCCGATGGACGGCAAGGCGGCGCTGGACTTCGTCTCCGACCTGCTGGCGCTTCATGTCGAGGTCTCGGGACTGGAGCGCCTGCCGCGCGAAGGGCGCTGCATCCTCGTCTGCAACCATCCGACCGGCATCGCCGACGGGGTCGCGGTTTTCGACGCCCTCAAAGGCGTTCGGCCCGACATCCTGTTCTACGCCAACTCCGACGCCCACCGGGTGGCGGCCCGATTCGACGAGGTGCTGATCCCGGTCGAGTGGGTCGAGGCCAAGCGCACCCGCGAACGGACCCGCCTGACCCTGGCCATGACCCGCCAGGCCATGGAGGCTGAGCGAGCCCTGGCGGTCTTTCCGGCCGGTCGCCTGGCCCGCCGCGGCGAGGATGGGGTTCTGACGGATCCGCCCTGGATGCCGACGGCCATTTCGGTCGCCGCCAAATACGCCGCCCCGATCGTGCCGCTTCACCTGGAAGGCCCCTGGGCGACGCTGTTCCACCTGTTCGACCGCTTCTCGCAGGAACTGCGCGACATCACCCTCTTCCACGAACTGCTCAACAAGCGCGGGCGGAGGTTCCGGCTGATCGTCGGCCAACCGATCGCGGCCGATCGCCTCGATCCTGACGCGGCCGTCGCCAGCGCCGCTATCAAGGCCTATGTCGAGCGCGTGCTGCCCGCTTCGCCCGACACGCCCTTCAAATGA
- the tsaE gene encoding tRNA (adenosine(37)-N6)-threonylcarbamoyltransferase complex ATPase subunit type 1 TsaE: MTPPAETALPDDAATARLGAAVGAALRAGEAVCLTGPLGAGKSTLARALVRSLTTPDEDVPSPTFTLVQFYEAADFPLAHFDLYRLSDPDEAYEIGLEDALVDGAAIIEWPQRLEGDLPADRLDIDIGFDETGEGRRARLTAHGAWEGRKLEF, encoded by the coding sequence ATGACGCCGCCCGCCGAGACCGCCCTGCCGGACGATGCCGCGACCGCGCGCCTGGGCGCCGCCGTGGGCGCCGCGCTGCGCGCCGGCGAGGCCGTCTGCCTGACCGGACCGCTGGGCGCCGGCAAGTCGACCCTGGCCCGGGCGCTGGTCCGGTCCCTGACGACCCCGGATGAAGACGTGCCGAGCCCGACCTTCACGCTGGTGCAGTTCTACGAGGCGGCGGACTTTCCGCTGGCGCATTTCGACCTCTACCGGCTGTCCGATCCTGACGAAGCCTATGAGATCGGTCTCGAGGACGCGCTAGTCGACGGCGCGGCGATCATCGAATGGCCGCAGCGGCTGGAGGGGGACCTTCCGGCGGACCGGCTGGACATCGACATCGGCTTCGACGAGACGGGGGAGGGTCGCCGCGCGCGGCTGACGGCTCACGGCGCATGGGAAGGTCGCAAACTTGAGTTCTGA
- the murU gene encoding N-acetylmuramate alpha-1-phosphate uridylyltransferase MurU: MSGAPKVAMVLAAGLGTRMRPLTDDRPKALVEVGGKALIDHMLDRLAQVGVETAVVNVHAFADKLEAHLRARDATGVLPRIVISDERAQPLETGGGIKLALPLLPKDAFWVANIDSVWIGDGDRALEAVAAAWDPATMDVCLLTASTNESMGFHATGDLFFDDEGRVRFKDQGETAPLVYVGVHIAKPSVVENGPEGPFGLLPLWKDLTKLGRVRGVAPPGLWMHVGDPVAREEAEARLAQG, translated from the coding sequence ATGAGCGGTGCGCCCAAGGTCGCCATGGTGCTGGCCGCCGGCCTCGGCACCCGCATGCGCCCCCTGACCGACGATCGGCCCAAGGCGCTGGTCGAGGTCGGTGGCAAGGCGCTGATCGACCACATGCTCGACCGGCTGGCCCAGGTCGGGGTCGAGACCGCCGTGGTCAACGTCCACGCCTTCGCCGACAAGCTTGAGGCGCACCTGAGGGCGCGCGACGCGACCGGCGTCCTGCCTCGCATCGTCATCTCGGACGAACGCGCCCAGCCGCTGGAGACCGGCGGAGGGATCAAGCTGGCCCTGCCGCTGCTGCCGAAGGACGCCTTCTGGGTGGCCAACATCGACTCGGTCTGGATCGGGGACGGCGACCGGGCCCTGGAGGCGGTCGCAGCGGCCTGGGATCCGGCGACGATGGACGTCTGCCTGCTGACCGCCTCGACAAACGAATCGATGGGCTTCCACGCCACCGGCGACCTGTTCTTCGACGACGAAGGCCGCGTGCGCTTCAAGGATCAGGGCGAGACCGCGCCGCTGGTCTACGTCGGGGTCCATATCGCCAAGCCCTCGGTCGTCGAGAATGGCCCTGAAGGCCCCTTCGGCCTGCTGCCGCTCTGGAAGGACCTCACCAAGCTCGGCCGCGTCCGCGGCGTCGCGCCGCCGGGGCTGTGGATGCACGTCGGCGATCCGGTCGCCCGCGAGGAGGCCGAGGCGAGGCTGGCCCAGGGATGA